TTTACTTGGACTATCCAGCAAAGGAGACGGGAAAAAGAATAGCCCATCCCTTTTTCTGTTTAGGTCCCAGTTCTTCCCTGAACCAAGATGATCCATTAAAGAGCGATACTGATACTTCGGAAATATGGCCACACTCTCAATATCCGAGTTGACCATATTGGAGAGAACAAAATCGATCAGCCTATAGCGGCCTGCAAACGGAACAGCTGCGAGCGACCTGTGTACTGTCAATTCCTCTAAATCTTCATGATAGGTTGTTGCGTCTATTACACCAAGCATTTTCTTCTTCATGACATTCCCTCCCGTTTATTGGCCAGGAGCCGTTTTTGGCATCCAGCTGTAAATTAAGAACAAATTCCCTTTATCATTTCCTGTGTTATCAGAATAATTTCATCATCTTCTTCGGAAGCACTAATCACAACGCCATCAGGTATGTTCATTCCGCTTGGCACAATCGCCTTTTCAATATAAACATTTTCACCAATTACAGCATCAGGCATGATGACTGATTCACGAATCACCGTATTCTTCCCAACCAGAACCCCTTGAAAAAGCACTGACTTTTCAACTTCGCCCTCAACCGTACAGCCTTCATTTATCAAAGACTCTGCAACCTCTGCTTGAGTTGAAATATACTGTGGAGGGTGATTCGGATTCACCGAATAAATCCGCCAATCATGATCAAAAAGATTCAGCTCGCATTCATCATCCAGTAAATCCATATTTGCTTCCCACAGGCTCTTAACTGTACCAACGTCCTTCCAATAGCCATTGAACGGGTAAGCGAACAGCTTTTTATTTTCGTCAAGCATTAATGGAATGATATCCTTCCCGAAGTCATGGCTTGATTCCGGATTGCGGTCATCCATTTCCAAATATTCCTTTAAAACAGACCAATTAAAAATATATATTCCCATGGAGGCCAGATTATTTTTGGGATATGCTGGTTTTTCCTCAAATTCCGCGACCCGCATCTCCTCATCTGTGTTCATGATGCCAAACCTGCTTGCCTCCGGCCAAGGCACTTCAATAACAGAAATAGTGGCATCCGCACCTTTTTCAATATGATAATTCAGCATCAGCTCATAATTCATTTTATAAATATGATCACCGGATAAAATCAGGACATATTCAGGATCATACTGCTTTAAATAGTTAAGGTTTTGATAAATGGCACTGGCTGTTCCCGTATACCATTTGACCTCCGATGATTCGCTGTAAGGGGGCAGCACTGTCACGCCGCCGTTCTTTCTGTCAAGATCCCATGCGCTGCCTATGCCAATATACGAATTCAGAACCAGCGGCTGGTATTGTGTCAGAACACCGACTGTATCAATTCCGGAATTGGTGCAATTGCTCAATGTAAAATCAATGATCCTATACTTTCCTCCAAAAGGAACGGCCGGTTTCGCCAGGCTTTTTGTCAGAGAACTAAGCCTGCTCCCTTTCCCTCCTGCTAATAGCATTGCGACGCACTTTTTCTTTCCCATTTCCCTTCCTCTCCTTTCGATGTTTTACAGGGCGTAATATTGAAATGCCAAATGGCGGAATAGACATTTCCAAACTGAACGGCTTGCCATGAAACTCAATTTCCTCACTCTTAAGGACCCTCTTGTTAATGCAATTTGATCCTCCAAAGCTATCACTGTCACTGTTAAGTATTTCCCGATAAGATCCCCTATTTGGAACGCCTATACGGAATTTAGGATATATAGCCGGTGTAAAATTGCAGACAATCACGAGATAATCATCCTCTTTAGAGCCTTTCCTGATAAAAGAAAAGATGGATTGGTGCGAATTATGACAATCAATCCATTCAAAGCCATCCTGAAGGTGATCAAGCTCAAAAAGAGGCTTGGAACGTTTATAAACTTTGATTAATTCTTTCACATAATCATTTGCTTTTTTATGCATCTCGTAATCCAGCAGATGCCAATCAAGCTGTTCTTTGTCTTTCCATTCGGAAAACTGCCCGAGCTCATTCCCCATGAAAAGAAGCTTTTTGCCGGGATGGGCAATCATATAGCCTAGCAGGAGCCTGTATTGGGCAAACTTTTGCCAGTAATCTCCCGGCATTTTATCCAGCAGCGATTTTTTTCCATGGACAACTTCATCATGTGAAAAAGGCAGTATGAAGTTCTCTGTAAAAGCATACAAGAGTGAAAATGTCATTTTCCCATGGACACCAGATCGCCTCTCGGGCTCTGTTTCCATATATGTAAGAACGTCATTCATCCAGCCCATATTCCATTTATAATGAAAACCCAGCCCTCCATAATGAACTGGTGCGGTCACTTGCGGCCAATCTGTTGAATCCTCTGCCATCATGAGAAAGGAGGAATCATATTGTGACACCACTTTATTGAGGTTTTGCAGAAAACGGGTACCAAACGGATTTTCTGTTTTTCCATCCCGGTTCGGCCAATAGATCATATTAGCGACCGCATCAACCCGGAAGCCGTCAATATGGTATTTCTCCATCCAAAAAACAGCATTGGAAATAAGAAAGCTCTGCACTTCATTTTTGCCGAGATCAAAATTGGCGGTGCCCCATACCCGGTTCTCTCTGTCGCCTTCTGTTTCATACTCATACAAATACGAACCATCAAACTGATGAAGGCCATGGGCATCTTTGCAGAAGTGCCCCGGCACCCAGTCCAGTATCACCCCAACACCATGCTGGTGGCATTGATCAACAAAATACATAAAATCATGCGGACTGCCATAACGGCTGGTAACAGAGTAATAACCTGTTCCCTGATAGCCCCAGGAAGCGTCGAGCGGATGCTCAATTAGAGGAAGCAATTCTATATGCGTAAACCCATGCTCCACCACATAAGGTATTAATTCATCTGCAAGCTCCCGGTAGGTATACAGACTTCCAGATTCTTTTTGTTTCCACGAACCCAGATGGACCTCATAAATGACTGCAGGCTCCGTAAAAATAGGCTTCTTTTCTTTTTTT
Above is a genomic segment from Cytobacillus sp. FSL H8-0458 containing:
- the glgB gene encoding 1,4-alpha-glucan branching enzyme gives rise to the protein MVVDILFPTDYQLHLFHEGTLYESHQLFGAHVVSNGESVITRFCVWAPNAEIIRLVGDFNDWNGEGYTLHRVNNEGVWIIQLDGNMEGALYKYEITTKRGDMLLKADPYSFFSEVRPNTASKVYSLDGYQWNDSKWMQKKEKKPIFTEPAVIYEVHLGSWKQKESGSLYTYRELADELIPYVVEHGFTHIELLPLIEHPLDASWGYQGTGYYSVTSRYGSPHDFMYFVDQCHQHGVGVILDWVPGHFCKDAHGLHQFDGSYLYEYETEGDRENRVWGTANFDLGKNEVQSFLISNAVFWMEKYHIDGFRVDAVANMIYWPNRDGKTENPFGTRFLQNLNKVVSQYDSSFLMMAEDSTDWPQVTAPVHYGGLGFHYKWNMGWMNDVLTYMETEPERRSGVHGKMTFSLLYAFTENFILPFSHDEVVHGKKSLLDKMPGDYWQKFAQYRLLLGYMIAHPGKKLLFMGNELGQFSEWKDKEQLDWHLLDYEMHKKANDYVKELIKVYKRSKPLFELDHLQDGFEWIDCHNSHQSIFSFIRKGSKEDDYLVIVCNFTPAIYPKFRIGVPNRGSYREILNSDSDSFGGSNCINKRVLKSEEIEFHGKPFSLEMSIPPFGISILRPVKHRKERKGNGKEKVRRNAISRREREQA
- a CDS encoding glucose-1-phosphate adenylyltransferase — its product is MGKKKCVAMLLAGGKGSRLSSLTKSLAKPAVPFGGKYRIIDFTLSNCTNSGIDTVGVLTQYQPLVLNSYIGIGSAWDLDRKNGGVTVLPPYSESSEVKWYTGTASAIYQNLNYLKQYDPEYVLILSGDHIYKMNYELMLNYHIEKGADATISVIEVPWPEASRFGIMNTDEEMRVAEFEEKPAYPKNNLASMGIYIFNWSVLKEYLEMDDRNPESSHDFGKDIIPLMLDENKKLFAYPFNGYWKDVGTVKSLWEANMDLLDDECELNLFDHDWRIYSVNPNHPPQYISTQAEVAESLINEGCTVEGEVEKSVLFQGVLVGKNTVIRESVIMPDAVIGENVYIEKAIVPSGMNIPDGVVISASEEDDEIILITQEMIKGICS